From the genome of Candidatus Electrothrix communis, one region includes:
- the pth gene encoding aminoacyl-tRNA hydrolase — protein sequence MADSLSLIVGLGNPGTQYELTRHNAGFLAVDDFAAQQHCGLNNEKWNGLFCSDRIEGQRVILLKPQTFMNKSGESVARFVNFHHIPLKNILVIHDDLDLAQGKIKVAAKGGTGGHNGIRSLIQHLGSPEFSRLKIGIGRPERDEKGRGVPVDRYVLGNFTDEELSLFNNRLALMHEAINLFLEQGVDKCMNMINGR from the coding sequence ATGGCGGATTCTCTCTCTCTGATCGTCGGCTTAGGTAATCCAGGAACACAATACGAGCTGACCCGTCATAATGCAGGCTTTCTTGCTGTAGATGATTTTGCGGCTCAACAGCATTGCGGGCTTAATAATGAAAAATGGAATGGTCTCTTCTGCTCCGACCGAATAGAGGGACAACGAGTCATCCTTCTCAAACCCCAGACCTTTATGAATAAATCCGGGGAAAGCGTGGCCCGTTTTGTTAATTTCCACCACATCCCCCTCAAGAACATCCTGGTCATCCATGACGACCTTGATCTTGCCCAAGGCAAAATAAAGGTCGCAGCCAAAGGTGGTACTGGTGGGCATAACGGGATTCGTTCCCTGATCCAACATCTCGGCTCCCCTGAATTTTCCCGCCTCAAGATAGGGATAGGACGCCCGGAACGAGATGAAAAGGGACGTGGTGTTCCTGTTGACCGTTATGTGCTGGGCAATTTTACCGATGAAGAGCTCTCTCTCTTTAATAATCGCCTTGCGCTGATGCACGAGGCAATCAACCTCTTTCTTGAACAGGGCGTGGACAAATGCATGAATATGATTAACGGGCGCTGA
- a CDS encoding CarD family transcriptional regulator, which yields MNKGKGKTMFAAGDMAVYPSHGVGRIEDIEAQTIGGIDQSFYVLRILDNDMTIMIPTATSGNVGLRPIISKNEVKKVVDILKDRDIKVSAQTWNRRYRDYMDKIKTGSVFEVAVVLRDLLLLKGDKDLSYGERKMMDTAKSLLVKEISLARNVEEEKVESQIDKIFE from the coding sequence ATGAATAAAGGCAAGGGGAAAACTATGTTTGCAGCAGGTGATATGGCAGTGTACCCTTCGCATGGCGTCGGTCGAATTGAAGATATTGAGGCACAGACCATCGGCGGCATTGATCAATCATTTTATGTGCTCAGAATTCTTGACAATGACATGACAATCATGATTCCCACCGCAACCAGTGGGAACGTCGGCCTCAGACCTATTATTTCAAAAAACGAAGTAAAAAAAGTCGTTGATATTCTCAAGGATCGCGACATCAAAGTCAGCGCCCAAACGTGGAACAGACGATACCGCGACTACATGGACAAGATAAAAACAGGTTCTGTCTTTGAAGTCGCCGTCGTGCTTCGCGATCTGCTCCTGCTCAAAGGGGACAAGGATCTTTCTTACGGCGAACGCAAGATGATGGATACCGCCAAGAGCCTTCTGGTCAAAGAAATATCCCTTGCCAGAAATGTTGAGGAGGAAAAAGTGGAAAGCCAGATCGATAAAATTTTTGAATGA
- a CDS encoding RluA family pseudouridine synthase, producing MRLDHYLALHFPEHSRSSLGKHILSSHILVNDRAVKAGYRVHPGDVVQVDLPPLTDDNQPQAQPVDFEVLHEDPSLVVINKPPGLVVHPAAGHADQTLVNGLLHRYADMTALEGGRPGIVHRLDKDTSGIMLVARTEKVQAMLSAAFKERKVRKTYHALLLRSPAKLIGRLAAPIGRHPVHRKKMTIRPDGRYAATVWEIQETFPNGFCFAEIGIETGRTHQIRVHMSSLNAPVAGDTLYGGKLDKKSEVRAERQLLHASTLAFTHPTTGKECRFTAPLWPDMEQVLRQLREHAD from the coding sequence ATGCGCCTTGATCATTATCTGGCTCTCCATTTTCCCGAACATTCTCGTTCCAGCCTCGGAAAACACATACTTTCTTCCCACATCCTGGTGAACGACAGGGCGGTGAAAGCCGGATACCGTGTACACCCTGGCGATGTGGTTCAGGTGGACCTCCCCCCGCTGACTGATGATAACCAACCCCAGGCCCAGCCGGTAGATTTTGAAGTGCTCCATGAAGACCCGAGCCTAGTTGTGATCAATAAGCCACCGGGTCTGGTTGTCCACCCTGCTGCCGGACATGCTGACCAAACCTTGGTCAACGGCTTGCTCCACCGTTACGCGGACATGACAGCTCTTGAAGGCGGCAGACCGGGTATCGTCCACCGATTGGATAAAGATACCTCCGGGATTATGCTGGTTGCCAGGACAGAGAAGGTCCAGGCCATGTTGTCGGCGGCCTTTAAGGAACGCAAGGTCCGCAAAACCTACCATGCCCTGCTCCTCCGCTCCCCTGCTAAGCTCATCGGACGTCTCGCTGCGCCCATCGGGAGACATCCGGTTCATCGCAAAAAGATGACCATTCGCCCGGATGGGCGTTATGCGGCAACTGTCTGGGAAATCCAGGAAACCTTTCCCAACGGCTTCTGCTTTGCAGAGATAGGCATAGAGACAGGTCGCACCCATCAAATCAGAGTCCACATGTCTTCTTTGAATGCCCCGGTGGCAGGCGATACCCTGTACGGTGGCAAGCTGGATAAAAAATCAGAAGTAAGAGCAGAACGACAGCTCCTGCACGCCTCAACCCTTGCCTTTACCCACCCGACAACCGGTAAGGAATGTCGTTTCACAGCCCCCTTATGGCCGGATATGGAACAGGTGCTCAGACAATTACGGGAACATGCAGACTGA
- the coaE gene encoding dephospho-CoA kinase (Dephospho-CoA kinase (CoaE) performs the final step in coenzyme A biosynthesis.), which yields MQTEQQVERPVIGITGGIGSGKSRVCTFLSEQYKFPLLNLDIICRDLLQPQKAGWQALRAFLPDAYFTQNNELDRQFFRRQLFTDSALRNQVDTVLHPLARQAMEQQVASLIADAGLDGPILVEIPLLFEAGWQKSVDIIIVIYADTAVRVQRIMQRDRVNEEQAKKAVAAQQCLREKAASADHVIDNSGPWEQTCSQAQELVASDVF from the coding sequence ATGCAGACTGAGCAGCAGGTTGAACGACCTGTCATCGGGATCACCGGTGGGATCGGATCAGGAAAAAGCAGGGTTTGTACCTTTCTCTCTGAGCAATACAAGTTCCCGCTGCTGAACCTTGATATAATTTGCCGAGACCTCCTTCAACCACAGAAAGCCGGTTGGCAGGCCCTACGGGCTTTCCTGCCTGATGCCTACTTCACCCAAAACAACGAACTCGACCGACAGTTTTTTCGCCGACAGCTTTTTACAGATTCCGCGTTACGCAACCAGGTTGATACGGTGCTCCACCCCCTTGCCCGCCAAGCAATGGAACAGCAAGTCGCCAGCCTTATCGCTGACGCTGGTCTTGACGGCCCGATTTTGGTCGAGATCCCCCTACTTTTTGAAGCGGGTTGGCAAAAGAGTGTGGACATAATTATCGTTATCTATGCAGATACGGCTGTACGCGTACAACGTATTATGCAACGGGACAGAGTAAATGAAGAGCAGGCAAAAAAGGCTGTCGCAGCCCAGCAATGCCTCCGTGAAAAGGCCGCATCTGCGGATCATGTCATTGACAACTCCGGTCCGTGGGAGCAAACCTGCTCACAGGCACAAGAACTGGTTGCTTCTGACGTTTTTTAA
- the rho gene encoding transcription termination factor Rho — protein sequence MNPTELKNKNIKELVALAASLKIEGYSSLRKQELIFAILKSQADEDGKLRGSGVLDVLQDGFGFLRAPDYNYLPGPDDIYVSPSQIRRLNLRTGDTIEGEVRAPKENERYFALLKVDRVNYEDPEASNNKTLFVNLTPLHPEERINLEDEPDNFSTRVMNIASPLGKGQRGLIVAPPRTGKTVLMQHIAQAIVKNHKEIIPIVLLIDERPEEVTDMKRSVNAEVVSSTFDEPPQRHIQVAEMVIEKARRLVEHKKDVVILLDSITRLARAYNTVTPASGKILSGGVEANALHRPKRFFGAARNIEEGGSLTILATALIETGSRMDDVIFEEFKGTGNMEIVLDRKMSDRRIYPAINIQKSGTRKEDLLLSPEELGRMWVLRKLLSSMNPADAMEFLLGKMEQTKTNAEFFASMNR from the coding sequence ATGAATCCTACTGAGTTGAAAAATAAGAACATCAAAGAACTTGTCGCACTGGCAGCATCTTTAAAAATTGAAGGATACAGCTCCTTGCGAAAACAGGAGCTCATCTTCGCCATTCTCAAATCGCAGGCCGATGAGGACGGCAAACTTCGCGGCAGCGGTGTCCTTGACGTGTTGCAGGATGGATTCGGCTTCCTCAGAGCACCAGACTATAACTATCTGCCTGGCCCTGATGATATCTATGTCTCACCTTCCCAGATTCGGCGACTCAACCTGCGAACAGGTGATACAATTGAAGGGGAAGTCAGAGCGCCCAAGGAAAATGAGCGCTATTTCGCTCTCCTGAAAGTTGACAGGGTGAATTACGAAGATCCCGAGGCTTCGAATAATAAGACCCTATTTGTCAACCTGACCCCCCTGCACCCTGAGGAGCGGATCAATCTTGAAGATGAGCCGGATAATTTTTCTACCAGGGTGATGAATATTGCCTCTCCGCTGGGTAAAGGGCAACGCGGCCTGATTGTCGCCCCGCCTCGTACCGGTAAAACGGTTCTTATGCAGCATATCGCCCAGGCCATTGTCAAAAATCATAAAGAGATCATTCCGATTGTCCTTCTGATTGACGAACGCCCGGAAGAAGTCACGGATATGAAGCGAAGCGTCAATGCAGAGGTGGTCAGCTCCACCTTTGACGAACCGCCCCAGCGTCATATCCAAGTAGCTGAGATGGTTATCGAAAAGGCGAGAAGGCTGGTAGAGCATAAAAAAGACGTTGTGATCCTGCTGGATTCTATCACTCGACTTGCCCGTGCATATAATACGGTCACGCCTGCCTCTGGCAAAATCCTCTCCGGCGGTGTTGAAGCCAATGCCCTGCATCGTCCAAAACGCTTCTTCGGCGCAGCCCGTAATATCGAGGAAGGCGGCAGTTTGACCATCCTTGCCACCGCTCTGATCGAAACCGGCAGCCGGATGGATGATGTTATTTTCGAGGAATTCAAGGGAACCGGCAACATGGAAATTGTTCTGGATCGCAAGATGTCTGACCGGCGTATTTATCCGGCCATCAATATCCAGAAATCCGGCACCCGAAAAGAAGATCTGCTTCTGTCACCGGAAGAACTGGGCCGCATGTGGGTACTGCGCAAACTGCTTTCGTCCATGAATCCGGCTGATGCCATGGAATTCCTTCTCGGCAAAATGGAGCAGACCAAGACCAATGCTGAATTCTTTGCTTCAATGAACCGCTGA
- the rpmE gene encoding 50S ribosomal protein L31, with the protein MKPDIHPEYHKIKAKCACGNEVELGSVNESIEVEICSACHPFFTGKQKLIDTAGRIEKFKKKYAKHLAQKSA; encoded by the coding sequence ATGAAACCGGACATCCATCCTGAGTATCATAAGATCAAGGCGAAATGCGCCTGCGGTAACGAGGTAGAACTGGGTTCTGTCAATGAGAGCATTGAAGTTGAAATATGCTCCGCCTGCCATCCTTTTTTCACCGGCAAGCAGAAGCTGATTGATACAGCCGGTCGTATTGAAAAATTCAAGAAAAAATACGCCAAGCATCTCGCACAAAAGAGCGCGTAG